A part of Chloroflexota bacterium genomic DNA contains:
- a CDS encoding SIS domain-containing protein yields MKPIPESHLYQEIHQQPNLIRNLIENTQNSISALAEEILSRGIRHVFIAARGTSDNAGRYAKYLLGAHNQLVVSLATPSLFTIYDQPPYLKDSLVLGISQSGKSPDIVSVLTEGRKQGALTAAITNIPDSDLGNAADIVMDLQAEPEISLAATKTYSTQLTTLALLSTALNPLPQYVEDLAAFPDQVQNVFAIEEHAAQLVERYRYMSHCVMIGRGYNYASAFEFALKVKELTYTIAEPYSSADFLHGPVALVDQGFPVFVFAPSGKMNAEMISLIKHVQQREAEVVVISDESEPLKLSDQKLVLPTGIPEWLSPISAIIPGQLFGMYLAASRGFDVDQPRGLNKVTKTW; encoded by the coding sequence ATGAAACCCATTCCAGAGTCTCACCTCTATCAGGAAATTCACCAACAGCCAAACCTGATCCGAAACTTGATTGAGAACACCCAGAACAGCATCAGCGCCCTGGCTGAGGAAATTCTGTCGCGTGGGATCCGGCATGTGTTCATTGCGGCTCGCGGCACCAGCGATAACGCCGGTCGCTATGCGAAGTATCTGTTAGGCGCGCATAACCAGCTTGTTGTCAGCCTGGCAACCCCCAGCCTTTTCACCATCTATGACCAGCCTCCTTATCTCAAGGACAGCCTGGTGCTGGGCATCAGCCAGAGCGGAAAAAGCCCGGATATCGTCTCCGTCCTGACGGAAGGCCGCAAACAAGGTGCGCTGACCGCTGCGATCACCAATATCCCGGATTCGGACCTTGGCAACGCAGCCGATATCGTTATGGACCTGCAGGCCGAGCCGGAGATATCCCTGGCCGCTACTAAAACCTATTCCACCCAACTAACTACCCTGGCCCTGCTCTCCACTGCGCTCAATCCCCTCCCCCAATACGTAGAAGACCTGGCCGCTTTCCCGGATCAGGTTCAGAATGTTTTCGCCATTGAAGAACACGCCGCCCAGTTGGTGGAACGCTATCGCTATATGTCCCACTGTGTGATGATCGGCCGGGGTTACAACTATGCCTCAGCCTTTGAATTCGCGCTCAAAGTGAAAGAGCTGACATATACAATCGCTGAGCCATATTCCAGTGCTGATTTCCTGCATGGTCCCGTCGCTTTGGTGGATCAGGGCTTCCCGGTCTTTGTCTTTGCCCCCAGCGGCAAGATGAACGCTGAAATGATCTCCCTGATCAAACATGTCCAACAACGGGAAGCGGAAGTTGTCGTGATCAGCGACGAATCCGAACCATTGAAATTGTCCGACCAAAAGCTGGTTTTGCCCACCGGCATTCCGGAATGGCTTTCTCCCATATCGGCCATCATTCCCGGTCAGTTGTTCGGCATGTACCTAGCAGCCTCTCGTGGTTTTGATGTTGATCAGCCCCGTGGCTTGAACAAGGTCACAAAGACCTGGTAA
- a CDS encoding DUF488 domain-containing protein, which yields MPDVIYTIGHGNLSFMKFVSLIQANNITQIIDIRSIPYSRRAPWSNKSRLSQLLKPIGIRYTYLGHKFNDKSQSFTHHGQTPQQDSAQAYNDAVASVVSAAEKRQIALLCAEGDPAHCIRQNVIAQTLLSREIKVTHILQNGGLMEAWQESDSPKQPELF from the coding sequence ATGCCGGATGTCATCTATACAATTGGGCACGGCAATCTATCCTTCATGAAGTTCGTCTCACTGATCCAGGCGAATAACATCACTCAAATCATCGACATTCGCAGCATTCCCTACAGCCGAAGAGCTCCCTGGAGTAATAAGTCGCGCCTCTCTCAGCTTCTGAAGCCTATTGGTATCCGTTATACCTACCTCGGGCATAAATTTAACGATAAAAGCCAATCCTTCACCCATCACGGCCAGACGCCGCAACAAGATTCCGCTCAGGCCTACAATGACGCAGTTGCCAGCGTTGTCTCCGCCGCTGAAAAACGACAGATCGCCCTACTTTGCGCTGAAGGCGACCCAGCCCACTGCATTCGCCAGAACGTCATCGCCCAAACCTTACTTAGTCGGGAAATCAAAGTGACCCATATCCTCCAAAATGGCGGCCTGATGGAAGCCTGGCAGGAATCCGATTCCCCCAAACAACCGGAATTATTTTAG
- a CDS encoding MBL fold metallo-hydrolase has translation MKPWFTVTHIDENTHILSEYRHVEETQSYLLIGTERALLIDTGLGIGNIYKEVRKLTDKPVTAVATHIHWDHIGGHKYFPDFYVHEDELKWLDGEYPLQQERIKHFLVSDCDLPEDFNVDEYGLFQGIPTKVLVDNDLIDLGDRVLQVLHTPGHSPGHMCFYEESKGWLFTGDLIYKDVLYANFPSTDPELYQKSIERVAALPVNRVFPGHHSLDVEPGIISRIRDAFRQINADGHLHHGGGAFDYGDFSILL, from the coding sequence ATGAAACCATGGTTCACAGTCACGCATATTGATGAAAACACTCATATCCTCAGCGAATACCGCCATGTGGAGGAAACGCAAAGTTATTTACTCATTGGCACAGAAAGAGCGCTTCTGATTGATACGGGCCTTGGCATTGGCAATATCTATAAAGAAGTGAGAAAACTGACCGACAAACCGGTTACAGCCGTTGCCACGCATATCCATTGGGATCATATCGGCGGCCATAAATATTTCCCCGATTTCTATGTCCACGAAGACGAGTTGAAATGGTTAGACGGAGAATATCCCCTGCAACAGGAGCGGATCAAACATTTCTTAGTGTCGGACTGTGACCTGCCAGAAGACTTCAATGTGGACGAATATGGATTATTTCAGGGAATCCCGACAAAAGTGCTGGTGGATAATGATTTGATTGATCTTGGGGACCGTGTCCTTCAGGTGCTGCATACGCCGGGGCATTCACCCGGTCACATGTGTTTTTATGAGGAATCAAAAGGCTGGCTCTTCACCGGAGATTTGATCTACAAAGATGTTCTCTATGCCAATTTCCCCTCTACGGATCCGGAGCTCTACCAAAAATCCATTGAGCGGGTTGCCGCCCTTCCCGTGAACCGCGTTTTCCCAGGCCATCATAGTTTGGATGTTGAACCGGGGATCATCTCAAGGATACGGGATGCCTTCCGCCAGATCAATGCTGACGGCCATTTACATCATGGTGGTGGAGCTTTCGACTATGGCGATTTTTCCATTTTGTTGTAA
- a CDS encoding 30S ribosomal protein S20 has protein sequence MANIKSQIKRNRQNEKRRIQNRVYRGTARKAVRNTLVAIETGEPEDARSKAMAALKALDKAAAKGVIHKNNAARRKSRLMKQINSME, from the coding sequence TTGGCAAATATTAAATCGCAGATCAAGCGCAATCGTCAGAATGAAAAGCGACGTATTCAGAACCGTGTTTATCGTGGCACTGCCCGTAAAGCCGTCCGCAACACCCTTGTTGCAATTGAGACCGGCGAACCGGAAGATGCCCGCAGCAAAGCCATGGCTGCCCTGAAAGCCCTGGACAAAGCCGCTGCGAAAGGCGTTATCCACAAAAATAACGCAGCACGCCGCAAGAGCCGCCTGATGAAGCAGATCAATAGCATGGAGTAA
- the argS gene encoding arginine--tRNA ligase codes for MFDQEKALIAEQIKTYLTQQGIEDPNIEFRQIPFSGEWGLAIPLFPIAAAEARTGKKVNVPQRATELAEGLQAALAPDELGLSHIEAVKGYLNLYFSTAEYARRVVDTVLAEDGDYGRGAEKHQTVMVEYSQPNTHKSFHVGHLRNVILGGSVCRILEFAGNDVIRANYLGDIGLHVVKWMWNYLKNHNGEQPGEDKTHWMNEIYAEADRLFQEPENEAEVRALYARWNARDPEIVELWKTTRQWSLEGFEQIYDLLGEHFDRIYFESEVEDSGSELVEQLISDGLATDDRPEEPVYIDLDAALGTDDEYRVLVILRSDSSSLYATKDLPLAIQKFNEYQLDRSIYVIDVRQSLYLKQIFKTLELLGYDWSDKLYHLAYELVNLPGNVTMASREGTVVLFDDLVAEATSRAKQIVEEKNPELADDAKESIALAVALGALKYTMLSRDNTKVVTFDWDAALDFNGQAAPYIQYAHVRAGSILRKAGTEMPDAVVFPADLEKTEVDLIELMTRLPAEVQRAAEDLRPLVIANLAFDLAKAFNDFYNTCQVLNAEPEVRAYRLRLVAAAKQVIATSLSLLGIEAPNMM; via the coding sequence ATGTTTGATCAAGAAAAAGCACTGATTGCAGAACAAATCAAAACTTACCTGACCCAACAGGGGATCGAAGACCCCAATATTGAATTTCGGCAGATCCCTTTTAGTGGTGAATGGGGCTTGGCGATCCCGTTATTCCCGATTGCAGCGGCTGAAGCCCGAACGGGGAAAAAGGTGAACGTCCCGCAGCGAGCCACTGAGTTGGCGGAGGGCCTGCAAGCAGCCTTGGCCCCCGATGAGTTGGGGCTCTCTCATATCGAAGCGGTGAAGGGCTATCTCAACCTTTATTTCTCCACAGCAGAATATGCCCGCCGGGTGGTGGATACCGTCCTGGCGGAAGATGGTGACTATGGCCGCGGTGCGGAAAAGCACCAGACGGTGATGGTGGAATATTCGCAGCCCAATACGCACAAATCTTTCCATGTTGGTCACTTGCGGAATGTGATCCTGGGCGGCAGTGTCTGCCGGATCCTGGAGTTTGCAGGTAATGATGTCATCCGGGCCAACTATCTCGGCGACATCGGGCTGCACGTGGTCAAGTGGATGTGGAATTACCTCAAGAATCACAACGGCGAGCAGCCCGGTGAGGATAAAACCCACTGGATGAACGAGATCTATGCTGAAGCAGACCGGCTCTTTCAGGAACCTGAGAACGAAGCCGAAGTCCGGGCGCTTTATGCCCGCTGGAACGCCCGCGATCCGGAGATCGTTGAGCTGTGGAAGACAACCCGTCAATGGTCATTGGAAGGGTTCGAACAGATCTATGATTTGCTGGGTGAACACTTTGACCGGATTTATTTCGAGAGCGAAGTGGAAGATTCCGGCTCAGAATTGGTGGAACAGTTGATTTCGGACGGGCTGGCAACCGATGACCGCCCCGAGGAACCCGTCTACATTGACCTGGACGCGGCTTTGGGCACGGACGACGAGTATCGGGTGCTGGTGATCCTGCGCTCCGATAGTTCTTCGCTCTATGCCACCAAGGACCTGCCGCTCGCCATTCAGAAATTCAATGAATATCAACTGGACCGCTCAATCTACGTGATTGACGTACGCCAGTCCCTCTACCTCAAACAGATCTTCAAGACTTTGGAGCTTCTGGGATATGACTGGTCGGATAAGCTTTACCACCTGGCTTATGAACTGGTGAATCTGCCCGGAAATGTCACCATGGCATCCCGGGAGGGGACGGTGGTGCTGTTTGATGATCTGGTGGCCGAGGCGACCAGCCGGGCCAAGCAGATCGTTGAGGAAAAGAATCCTGAGCTGGCTGATGATGCTAAGGAATCCATTGCCCTGGCAGTTGCCCTGGGTGCCTTGAAATACACCATGCTCTCGAGGGATAATACAAAGGTGGTCACCTTTGATTGGGACGCTGCGCTGGACTTTAATGGCCAGGCTGCACCTTATATCCAATACGCTCACGTCCGGGCGGGCAGCATTCTGCGTAAGGCGGGTACTGAAATGCCCGATGCGGTCGTTTTCCCCGCTGACCTTGAAAAGACAGAGGTAGACCTGATAGAATTGATGACCCGGCTGCCGGCAGAGGTTCAGAGGGCTGCAGAAGACCTGCGGCCGCTGGTGATTGCCAATCTGGCGTTTGACCTGGCCAAGGCCTTCAATGATTTCTACAACACCTGCCAGGTGCTGAACGCCGAACCGGAAGTCCGGGCCTATCGGTTGCGTCTGGTGGCTGCGGCCAAACAGGTGATTGCAACAAGCTTGAGTTTGCTGGGCATCGAAGCTCCCAACATGATGTAA
- a CDS encoding GTPase, with protein sequence MARIRTIIMGAAGRDFHNFNTFYRDNKDYEVVAFTATQIPNIEGRKYPAELAGELYPAGIPIYPESELVKLIKENDIDQVVFAYSDVPGEYVMHKAALVNAVGADFRLMGIDKTQIKSTKPVVAVCAVRTGSGKSQTTRRVSLILREMGYKVAAIRHPMPYGDLVKQKVQRFADYSDLDKHECTIEEREEYEPHLDNGVIVYAGVDYEAILREAEKEVDIVLWDGGNNDFSFYVSDLLIVVADPHRPGHEMRYYPGETNVRLADVFVINKVDTANPDDVITVRDNLYALNPDAMVIEGASPLFVDDPEAIRGKRVLVVEDGPTLTHGGMAYGAGYVAARRFGAGEIVDPRPFAVASIKDTYEKYPETGQILPAMGYGEKMMRDLEKTINRADVDLVISGTPIDLTRIIKINKPIQRVRYELQEIGEPTLESILTKKFGK encoded by the coding sequence ATGGCACGAATTCGAACGATCATCATGGGCGCTGCAGGGCGAGATTTTCATAATTTCAATACCTTCTATCGTGACAATAAGGATTATGAAGTTGTCGCTTTCACAGCCACCCAGATCCCCAATATCGAGGGTCGGAAATACCCTGCGGAATTGGCTGGTGAACTCTATCCGGCTGGCATCCCGATTTATCCCGAATCCGAGCTGGTCAAGCTCATCAAGGAAAATGATATTGACCAGGTTGTTTTCGCGTATAGCGATGTCCCCGGGGAATATGTGATGCACAAAGCTGCTTTAGTGAATGCAGTTGGAGCGGATTTCCGTCTGATGGGCATTGATAAGACCCAGATCAAATCGACCAAACCCGTTGTGGCCGTCTGTGCTGTGCGGACCGGTTCCGGCAAGAGCCAGACCACCCGCCGCGTCTCCCTGATCCTGCGCGAGATGGGCTACAAAGTGGCTGCTATCCGGCACCCAATGCCTTATGGCGACCTGGTCAAGCAGAAAGTACAACGCTTTGCCGATTACAGTGACCTGGACAAGCACGAATGCACGATCGAGGAACGCGAGGAATATGAACCCCACCTGGATAACGGTGTGATCGTTTATGCCGGTGTGGATTATGAAGCGATCCTGCGTGAAGCCGAGAAGGAAGTGGACATCGTCCTTTGGGATGGCGGCAATAACGACTTCTCCTTCTATGTTTCCGATCTGCTGATCGTTGTGGCTGACCCCCACCGTCCTGGCCATGAAATGCGCTATTACCCCGGCGAGACCAATGTCCGACTGGCGGATGTCTTTGTGATCAACAAAGTCGATACCGCCAATCCTGACGATGTGATCACCGTCCGTGATAACCTCTATGCCCTCAATCCCGACGCAATGGTCATTGAAGGGGCCAGCCCCTTATTTGTGGATGACCCCGAAGCCATCCGCGGCAAACGTGTCCTGGTTGTGGAAGACGGCCCCACGTTGACCCACGGTGGTATGGCCTACGGCGCCGGTTATGTGGCTGCCCGCCGCTTTGGCGCTGGTGAAATTGTGGACCCCCGCCCATTTGCGGTTGCCTCCATCAAAGACACCTATGAAAAGTATCCCGAGACCGGTCAGATTCTGCCCGCCATGGGTTATGGTGAGAAGATGATGCGCGATCTGGAAAAGACCATCAACCGGGCCGATGTGGACCTGGTCATCAGCGGTACGCCGATTGACCTGACCCGGATCATCAAGATCAATAAACCGATCCAGCGGGTTCGTTATGAACTCCAGGAAATCGGTGAGCCGACTCTCGAATCGATCCTGACCAAGAAATTCGGCAAATAA
- the obgE gene encoding GTPase ObgE yields the protein MFFDEAEIYVQSGRGGDGMVHFHKEKYVPRGGPDGGDGGRGGAVILEVNPKINTLFDFSHRARYIADDGRPGGPNNMSGKSAQDLVVSVPPGTLVYDAQSGDLLGDLVDDYQQLVVAKGGRGGRGNQHYATSRNQAPRMAEKGEPAEEKNLRLELKMIADIGIVGVPNAGKSSLLSVVSNATPKIANYPFTTLSPNLGVVRLDHDVVMVLADIPGLIEGAHQGVGLGFSFLRHVQRTRVLIHVLDGLSDDPLSDFSQINSEMALYDEKIADKPQIVAFNKMDLPFVQERWPEIEKKIKDLGYEILPISTVSHENVDTLMWKTYSMLENAPEPEVVEEMPVYRASEDPRAFTIEQTEEGWVVSGEAIERAAVMTYWEHRESVRRFQRLMENIGVEEALREAGIEEGDTVMIGDYALEWQD from the coding sequence ATGTTCTTTGATGAAGCAGAAATCTATGTGCAATCCGGCCGCGGCGGCGACGGGATGGTCCATTTCCATAAAGAAAAATATGTCCCTCGGGGCGGTCCGGATGGGGGTGACGGTGGCCGTGGTGGGGCCGTGATCCTCGAAGTCAACCCCAAGATCAATACCTTGTTTGACTTCAGCCACCGGGCACGCTATATTGCCGATGATGGCAGACCCGGCGGACCGAACAATATGAGCGGAAAATCAGCTCAGGACCTTGTGGTAAGTGTGCCACCTGGAACGCTGGTCTATGATGCCCAATCCGGCGATTTGTTGGGTGATCTGGTGGATGATTACCAGCAATTGGTGGTTGCCAAAGGCGGCCGAGGTGGGCGGGGCAATCAGCATTATGCCACCAGCCGCAATCAGGCCCCTCGGATGGCTGAGAAGGGCGAACCTGCTGAAGAGAAGAACCTGCGCCTGGAGCTGAAAATGATTGCCGATATCGGCATCGTGGGTGTGCCCAACGCGGGCAAGTCCAGCTTGTTATCGGTGGTCTCCAACGCCACGCCAAAGATTGCCAACTATCCCTTTACGACATTGTCGCCAAACCTCGGCGTGGTCCGGCTGGATCACGATGTTGTGATGGTGCTGGCGGATATTCCTGGCCTGATTGAAGGGGCGCATCAGGGCGTGGGCCTTGGTTTTTCATTCCTGCGCCATGTCCAGCGGACACGGGTGCTGATCCATGTGCTGGATGGGCTTTCGGACGATCCGCTCTCGGATTTCTCGCAGATCAACAGCGAAATGGCGCTCTATGATGAGAAGATCGCGGATAAGCCCCAGATTGTCGCTTTCAACAAGATGGATTTACCCTTTGTGCAGGAACGCTGGCCTGAAATTGAGAAAAAAATTAAGGACCTTGGCTATGAGATCTTGCCGATCTCCACAGTGAGCCACGAAAATGTGGACACGTTGATGTGGAAGACGTATTCCATGCTTGAAAATGCGCCGGAACCTGAGGTGGTCGAGGAAATGCCGGTTTACCGGGCTTCGGAAGACCCGCGGGCTTTCACCATTGAACAGACGGAAGAAGGCTGGGTGGTCAGCGGTGAAGCTATTGAGCGCGCTGCAGTGATGACCTATTGGGAACATCGTGAATCTGTCCGCCGGTTCCAACGCCTGATGGAAAACATCGGGGTGGAGGAGGCGTTGCGTGAGGCTGGCATCGAAGAAGGCGATACGGTCATGATTGGTGATTACGCCCTGGAATGGCAGGACTAG
- the nadD gene encoding nicotinate (nicotinamide) nucleotide adenylyltransferase, whose translation MAGLEVTSKRLGIFGGTFDPPHIGHLILAAEARDQLNLDQTIWVLTPDPPHKQGSKIASLEDRLAMVGLAIADDPGFVLSHVDIDRPGPHYALDTVELLRLEYPEDDLIYLMGGDSLQDLPHWYRPEEFLSALDGIGVMRRPGDEIDISELLDVLPMLVDKLNFVTAPLLEIAANQIRRRVSDERAYRYYLTPEVYRYIHEKGLYQD comes from the coding sequence ATGGCAGGACTAGAAGTGACCTCTAAACGCCTTGGCATATTTGGCGGTACATTTGATCCGCCGCACATTGGTCATCTGATCCTGGCGGCTGAAGCCAGGGACCAATTGAATCTGGACCAGACCATATGGGTGCTGACGCCTGACCCGCCGCATAAGCAGGGGAGCAAGATTGCGTCTCTGGAGGACCGGCTGGCGATGGTGGGGCTGGCAATTGCTGATGACCCAGGTTTTGTGCTTTCACATGTGGATATTGACCGACCTGGACCGCACTATGCATTGGATACCGTGGAATTGCTGAGGTTGGAATATCCTGAAGATGATTTGATCTATCTGATGGGCGGGGATTCATTGCAGGACCTGCCGCACTGGTATCGGCCGGAAGAATTTCTATCCGCGCTGGACGGAATCGGCGTGATGCGGCGACCGGGGGATGAGATTGATATTTCCGAGTTGTTGGATGTCCTGCCGATGCTGGTAGATAAGCTGAATTTCGTCACAGCCCCATTATTAGAGATCGCAGCTAATCAGATCCGGCGAAGGGTGTCTGATGAACGGGCGTATCGCTATTACCTCACGCCGGAGGTTTACCGCTATATCCATGAGAAAGGTTTATATCAGGACTAG
- a CDS encoding response regulator transcription factor, with protein MAETINLAILEDHQATIDGYIHRLSDYPNIKIVGSCLFSECLKSLLKKKKVDMLILDINVPISEENRNIQPIHKLLAELKLSHPELSILVISMHSQRAMIKSILESGTSGYILKDDYDSIRNLGKIIETLAEGGSYMSNRVRDIFFNGHAADFTLTPRELEVLSVCAAYPDENTAVLAERLDIANPTVRNFLHKIYLKLQVHGRAAAILKAQEMGLIPSVSSPQDNQNG; from the coding sequence ATGGCAGAAACGATTAATCTCGCAATTCTGGAAGATCATCAAGCTACCATTGATGGGTATATCCATCGTCTTTCCGATTATCCTAATATCAAAATTGTTGGCTCATGTCTCTTTAGTGAATGTCTGAAAAGCTTGCTGAAGAAGAAAAAGGTGGATATGCTGATTCTGGATATTAACGTGCCCATCAGCGAAGAAAATCGTAACATCCAGCCGATCCACAAGCTTTTAGCCGAACTAAAACTCTCCCACCCGGAACTATCCATCCTGGTGATTTCCATGCACTCTCAAAGGGCCATGATTAAAAGCATCCTCGAATCGGGCACTAGCGGCTATATCCTCAAGGATGATTACGACAGCATCCGCAACCTGGGCAAGATCATCGAAACCCTGGCAGAGGGTGGCAGCTATATGAGCAATCGTGTTCGGGATATCTTCTTCAACGGTCACGCCGCTGACTTCACCCTCACTCCGCGTGAATTGGAAGTCCTATCGGTTTGCGCAGCCTATCCGGATGAAAACACAGCGGTATTGGCAGAGCGGCTTGATATTGCCAACCCAACCGTACGGAATTTCCTGCACAAAATATATCTGAAATTACAGGTTCATGGCCGCGCAGCAGCCATCCTTAAAGCTCAGGAAATGGGGTTAATCCCCAGTGTCAGTTCCCCCCAGGATAACCAGAACGGCTAG
- a CDS encoding polymer-forming cytoskeletal protein yields the protein MKKIQKVLQIFTFVIILALLIPVPAVLAAPVEDGRTIFGESYTLEDGEILDGDLNVFGGVVNVMEGAIVTGNILVVGGVVTVDGTVQGNMTAVGGTVTLSDNAYIQGDLISPGSYVNVSESATILGDIIHDWTLPNTDIEIPNVPAPQVVQSPGSGVISAFTWIAREIGQLLAIVALGALLLLILPKSADVMTEALISQPWTMLGFGALTAVVMAIGGVILSLTICLIPVVALSGLAFAIALLVGWLSLGYELGKRMASSIFKTTWHPVLTAVLGNLALYLLARFLWIIPCLGWTLVILTALFGLGMAVVTLVGTNPYPRTQTSRNEQEVLTFEKSVEPETDQNQEES from the coding sequence ATGAAGAAAATCCAAAAGGTCCTTCAAATCTTTACATTCGTGATCATTCTGGCCCTACTCATCCCTGTACCTGCCGTCCTGGCAGCGCCTGTTGAGGATGGCCGCACAATCTTCGGAGAAAGTTACACACTTGAAGATGGCGAGATTCTCGATGGTGACCTGAATGTCTTTGGCGGTGTGGTCAATGTCATGGAAGGCGCCATCGTCACAGGCAACATCCTCGTTGTTGGCGGTGTCGTCACCGTGGATGGCACCGTGCAAGGCAATATGACAGCGGTAGGTGGCACAGTGACCCTTTCAGATAATGCCTACATTCAAGGGGATTTGATCTCACCCGGGAGTTATGTCAATGTCAGCGAGTCCGCAACCATCCTGGGCGATATTATTCATGACTGGACCCTTCCGAATACCGATATTGAAATTCCGAATGTTCCTGCCCCGCAGGTAGTTCAATCCCCAGGTTCTGGGGTTATATCCGCCTTCACCTGGATCGCCCGTGAAATTGGGCAGCTTCTGGCAATCGTTGCCCTGGGCGCTCTCCTTCTGCTCATCCTGCCGAAATCCGCAGACGTGATGACCGAGGCGCTCATCTCCCAACCATGGACAATGCTTGGATTTGGAGCGCTCACAGCCGTGGTCATGGCGATTGGCGGCGTGATCCTTTCACTGACCATCTGCCTGATCCCCGTGGTGGCCCTGTCCGGTTTGGCTTTCGCCATCGCTCTGTTAGTCGGCTGGCTGTCATTGGGTTATGAGCTTGGCAAACGGATGGCGTCCAGCATCTTCAAGACCACCTGGCACCCCGTCCTGACGGCCGTTTTGGGCAACCTGGCCCTCTACCTTCTGGCACGCTTCCTCTGGATCATCCCCTGCCTCGGCTGGACCCTTGTGATCCTGACAGCGCTCTTTGGGCTGGGAATGGCTGTGGTAACCCTTGTTGGCACCAACCCCTATCCTCGAACACAAACTTCCCGCAATGAGCAGGAAGTCCTGACCTTTGAAAAATCTGTGGAGCCTGAAACCGATCAGAATCAGGAAGAATCCTGA
- a CDS encoding sigma-70 family RNA polymerase sigma factor: MEAQEALWITKALDGDDSAFGQLVELYQRPVFSLCYRMLGNSKAAEDAAQESFLRAYTHIKRYDPKRSFATWLLSIASHYCIDQMRKRRLDTVSTDALPAEIVADHNAPNPEREFRSREKEAMIQKLLNDLKPTDRAAIVLRYWHQYSEVEIAESLNLSVGAVKSRLFRARQALANGMTAEEATLPVRERRPDESPAL, encoded by the coding sequence GTGGAAGCACAAGAAGCCCTTTGGATTACCAAAGCGCTGGATGGAGATGATTCGGCTTTCGGGCAATTGGTTGAACTATACCAACGGCCTGTCTTCAGCCTATGCTATCGCATGCTGGGGAACAGTAAAGCAGCCGAAGATGCCGCTCAAGAAAGCTTCCTTCGGGCCTATACCCATATAAAACGGTATGACCCGAAACGTTCTTTTGCAACCTGGCTGCTGTCTATTGCATCTCATTATTGTATTGATCAGATGCGCAAACGCAGACTGGACACCGTCTCTACCGACGCCCTCCCAGCGGAGATCGTTGCTGACCATAACGCCCCCAATCCGGAAAGAGAATTCCGGTCAAGGGAAAAGGAAGCGATGATCCAAAAATTATTGAACGACCTCAAACCGACAGACCGCGCTGCTATCGTCCTGCGATATTGGCATCAATACTCAGAAGTTGAGATCGCAGAAAGCCTCAACTTGAGTGTTGGCGCAGTCAAGAGCAGGCTCTTCCGAGCCCGTCAAGCCCTGGCAAATGGGATGACAGCCGAAGAAGCCACCTTGCCGGTGAGAGAAAGGAGACCTGATGAGTCACCAGCCCTATGA
- a CDS encoding deoxynucleoside kinase yields the protein MPKRLILLAGNIGAGKTSLTERIGESLGWVTAYESVVDNPYLPDFYKSMRDWSFHLQVYFLGHRADQHIHLAELPESAILDRSIYEDAHIFARALHHMGNLNDRDYESYLRLYSLIVTHLPKPDLLIHLEAPVPVLMERIRRRARNIETGISEDYLALLARFYDEWISEFDLCPVLTIRSDDLDFVHETKHLDIVVQRINERLSGREEMVF from the coding sequence ATGCCTAAACGACTGATCTTACTTGCTGGAAATATTGGTGCCGGAAAGACATCCCTCACAGAAAGGATTGGCGAAAGTCTCGGTTGGGTCACAGCCTATGAATCCGTCGTCGATAATCCCTACCTGCCGGATTTCTATAAGAGCATGCGGGACTGGTCCTTCCATTTACAGGTTTATTTCCTCGGTCATCGCGCCGATCAGCACATTCACCTGGCTGAGCTCCCTGAATCTGCCATTCTGGACCGCAGCATATATGAAGATGCCCATATCTTCGCCCGCGCGCTGCATCATATGGGCAATCTGAATGACCGGGATTACGAATCCTACCTCCGGCTCTACAGCCTGATCGTCACCCACCTACCAAAGCCTGACCTCCTGATCCACCTTGAAGCTCCGGTGCCTGTTCTGATGGAACGCATCCGGCGGCGTGCCCGCAATATTGAGACTGGGATCAGTGAAGACTATCTCGCCCTCCTGGCACGCTTCTATGACGAATGGATCAGCGAATTTGACCTCTGCCCGGTGCTCACCATCCGCAGCGACGACCTCGATTTTGTACATGAGACCAAGCATCTTGATATCGTCGTTCAGCGGATCAATGAGAGACTTTCCGGCAGAGAAGAGATGGTCTTTTAG